A part of Onthophagus taurus isolate NC chromosome 7, IU_Otau_3.0, whole genome shotgun sequence genomic DNA contains:
- the LOC111429506 gene encoding PTB domain-containing adapter protein ced-6 codes for MSTLLKWAQNTTQAKMNNKNNAANGERKWIHPPDALQKGHIAYLVKFLGNTVVDQPKGIEIVKEAIRKLTFSQQLRKSETGAKTRKVELTISVDGVAIQEPKSHNILHQFPLHRISYCADDKGEKKFFSFIAKQPNQVDNEQEDSHECFVFISDKLAEEITLTIGQAFELAYKRFLETSGKDLEAQKRTMIAQQKIKRLEYENNVYKQRLLEISQIGAIRHEFDQYLKKHDIKNILEVQTNGSISSSSSKSEHTNGVTGKLLDLNSGFDNISNGNGVAPPVPPRNFDNVPSVGTKLEGLLLSEFDQDDDFDPRSFENSSSTTQSLVNVTNGNASSSPPLLAPPPKAPRRTNISTTVENGTKSFGQDLFGSSPFAPTTPQTPNSVSSSKSIDPFEMGDFGSAQASQQDLENAIGLLDKRLLEMKTGFSRGISFGNDDFSLESLDPLKN; via the exons atgtcaactttattaaaatggGCTCAAAACACGACACAAGCAAAAAtgaacaacaaaaacaatGCGGCAAACGGCGAAAGGAAGTGGATACATCCACCGGATGCACTGCAAAAAGGCCACATCGCGTACCTCGTGAAATTCCTGGGTAATACAGTGGTTGACCAACCGAAAG GTATAGAAATAGTAAAAGAAGCTATACGTAAACTAACCTTTTCTCAACAACTACGTAAAAGCGAAACGGGTGCGAAAACACGTAAAGTAGAGTTAACGATAAGCGTCGACGGTGTGGCCATACAAGAACCGAAATCTCACAATATCCTCCATCAATTTCCATTGCATAGAATATCGTATTGCGCCGATGATAAAggagaaaagaaatttttttcatttatcgCGAAACAGCCTAACCAAGTGGATAACGAGCAAGAAGACAGTCACGAATGCTTCGTTTTCATTTCGGATAAACTGGCCGAGGAGATAACGTTAACGATCGGTCAGGCATTCGAATTGGCTTACAAACGGTTCTTAGAAACGTCCGGTAAAGACCTCGAGGCGCAAAAGAGAACCATGATAGCGCAACAGAAAATCAAACGATTAGAATACGAGAATAACGTTTATAAACAACGGTTACTCGAGATTTCGCAAATTGGTGCTATTAGACATGAATTTGATCAGTATTTGAAGAAACacgatatcaaaaatattttagaggTGCAAACGAACGGATCAATTAGTTCGTCTAGTTCTAAATCCGAACATACAAATGGTGTTActggaaaattattagatttaaATAGTGGATTTGATAACATTTCTAATGGAAATGGAG TTGCTCCTCCAGTTCCTCCACGTAATTTTGATAATGTTCCATCTGTGGGCACAAAATTAGAAGGATTATTATTGAGCGAGTTTGATCAAGATGACGACTTCGATCCAAGATCATTCGAAAATTCAAGCTCTACAACACAATCTCTGGTCAATGTAACGAATGGTAACGCTTCCTCCAGTCCTCCTTTGC tgGCTCCTCCACCAAAAGCTCCAAGACGTACGAATATCTCCACAACAGTCGAAAATGGAACGAAATCTTTTGGTCAGGATCTCTTCGGATCATCACCATTCGCTCCAACTACACCACAAACACCAAACAG CGTTTCTAGTTCGAAATCGATCGATCCGTTCGAAATGGGCGATTTTGGATCCGCTCAGGCATCTCAACAAGATCTTGAAAACGCTATCGGGTTGCTTGATAAGCGATTACTTGAAATGAAG aCTGGATTTAGTCGTGGAATAAGTTTCGGCAACGATGATTTTTCTTTGGAAAGTTTGGATCCGTTGAAAAATTAG